A stretch of the Candidatus Methylomirabilota bacterium genome encodes the following:
- a CDS encoding ABC transporter substrate-binding protein — MTWAVHVSLAPTWFDPAETPGIITPFMVLYALHDALVKPMPGNAMAPSLAESWTMSKDGLTYEFALRKGVKFHNGDVVTAEDVKFSFERYRGASAADLKAKVARVDVVDPYRVRFTLKRPWPDFMTFYATPATGAAWIVPKKYVEKVGDDGFKKAPVGAGPYRFVSFKPGVEL; from the coding sequence ATGACCTGGGCCGTTCACGTCTCGCTGGCGCCCACCTGGTTCGACCCGGCCGAGACCCCGGGCATCATCACGCCCTTCATGGTGCTCTACGCGCTCCACGACGCGCTCGTGAAACCCATGCCCGGCAATGCCATGGCGCCCTCCCTCGCCGAGTCCTGGACCATGTCCAAGGACGGCCTGACGTACGAGTTCGCGCTTCGCAAGGGGGTCAAGTTCCACAACGGCGACGTCGTGACGGCGGAGGACGTCAAGTTCTCCTTCGAGCGCTACCGCGGCGCGTCCGCTGCTGACCTCAAGGCCAAGGTGGCGCGCGTGGACGTCGTGGACCCCTACCGCGTCCGCTTCACTCTCAAGCGTCCCTGGCCCGACTTCATGACCTTCTACGCGACGCCCGCCACCGGCGCCGCCTGGATCGTGCCGAAGAAGTACGTCGAGAAGGTGGGCGACGACGGCTTCAAGAAGGCGCCCGTGGGCGCGGGCCCGTACCGGTTCGTGTCCTTCAAGCCCGGCGTGGAGCTG